In Rhodothermus marinus DSM 4252, a single genomic region encodes these proteins:
- a CDS encoding DegT/DnrJ/EryC1/StrS family aminotransferase, producing the protein MAEAPPALQMVDLVGQYRAIRGEVLAAIEEVLESGQFIRGPIVARFEEELAAYLGCRFALGVGNGTDALQLAYMALDLKPGDEVIVPAFTFVATAEAAALLGIRPVFADIDPRTFNLDPASVEARISPRTRAIVPVHLFGQAADLTPLLELAERHRLFVIEDNAQAIGATYRDRKTGTFGHIGCLSFFPSKNLGAYGDGGAVLTNDPALHERLSMLANHGARRKYYHELIGVNSRLDALQAAILRVKLRHLDAYTRARQEAAARYDTLLADCPGLTLPYRAPERTHVFHQYTIRVHPDVPGGRDGLRRYLEQRDIPTAVYYPVPLHRLPAFADYGPFDTLPEAEKATREVLSLPMHTELTPAQQTYIAEAIRTYVETALRTGRPPEA; encoded by the coding sequence ATGGCGGAAGCTCCCCCTGCCCTGCAGATGGTCGATCTGGTCGGCCAGTATCGGGCCATCCGCGGAGAAGTTCTTGCGGCCATCGAAGAAGTGCTGGAAAGCGGTCAGTTCATCCGGGGTCCGATCGTAGCCCGCTTCGAAGAGGAACTGGCGGCCTATCTGGGCTGCCGCTTTGCACTGGGCGTGGGCAACGGCACCGATGCGCTGCAACTGGCCTATATGGCGCTGGACCTGAAGCCGGGCGACGAGGTGATCGTGCCGGCCTTTACGTTCGTGGCCACGGCCGAAGCGGCGGCCCTGCTGGGCATCCGGCCGGTCTTTGCCGACATCGATCCCCGGACGTTCAACCTGGACCCGGCCAGCGTCGAGGCCCGGATCTCGCCCCGCACCCGCGCCATCGTGCCCGTCCATCTGTTCGGCCAGGCGGCGGATCTGACACCGCTGCTGGAGCTGGCCGAGCGTCATCGGCTGTTCGTCATCGAAGACAACGCCCAGGCCATCGGCGCCACCTATCGGGACCGGAAAACCGGCACCTTCGGCCATATCGGCTGCCTGTCGTTCTTTCCGTCCAAGAACCTGGGTGCCTACGGCGACGGCGGCGCCGTGCTCACCAACGATCCGGCGCTGCACGAACGGCTGTCGATGCTGGCCAACCACGGCGCCCGGCGCAAATACTACCACGAACTGATCGGCGTCAACAGTCGGCTCGATGCGCTGCAGGCGGCCATCCTGCGCGTCAAGCTGCGCCACCTGGACGCCTACACGCGGGCACGTCAGGAGGCCGCCGCCCGGTACGACACCTTGCTGGCCGACTGCCCGGGTCTGACGCTGCCCTACCGGGCGCCGGAGCGCACGCACGTCTTTCACCAGTACACGATCCGCGTTCACCCGGACGTGCCCGGCGGCCGCGACGGCCTCCGGCGCTATCTGGAGCAGCGTGACATTCCCACGGCCGTTTACTACCCGGTCCCGCTGCACCGGCTTCCGGCTTTTGCGGACTACGGCCCCTTCGATACACTTCCGGAAGCAGAAAAGGCCACCCGCGAGGTGCTCTCGCTGCCCATGCACACAGAACTGACGCCCGCACAGCAGACCTACATTGCCGAGGCCATCCGCACCTACGTGGAGACGGCGCTACGTACGGGTCGGCCGCCCGAAGCCTGA
- a CDS encoding tetratricopeptide repeat protein, with protein MRAVLLLGMALLAVVLTPVTTRAQQADEYKKVFNQALEDAKAKQYQKAYDGFLKAAQMAKQANDQDVAQKALRIVAQLDYNFGLRAYRNEQYDKALEHYTKGVEHDPSYPKNYLGKGLALLKLNRIDEGLETLKQALAVSKEAQDRESLQAAEKAIRDHYLYLASSTLARNGGNPNPSDAREAIGYLDELLQIEDVSPDADVYYYYAEALKTLGEYQKSVEMAQKALELHRGSRTDKAKIYFVMGEAYMLMGDKEKAREAFSNALYGSYKAPAEHYLSQLSSSR; from the coding sequence ATGCGCGCGGTTCTTCTGCTGGGCATGGCCCTGCTGGCCGTCGTGTTGACCCCTGTGACCACCCGCGCCCAGCAGGCGGACGAGTACAAGAAGGTTTTCAATCAGGCGCTTGAAGACGCCAAGGCCAAGCAGTATCAGAAGGCGTACGACGGTTTCCTGAAAGCCGCCCAGATGGCCAAACAGGCCAACGATCAAGACGTCGCCCAGAAAGCGCTGCGCATTGTCGCCCAGCTCGACTACAACTTCGGCCTGCGGGCCTATCGCAACGAGCAGTACGACAAGGCGCTGGAGCACTACACGAAAGGGGTCGAGCACGACCCGTCCTATCCGAAGAACTACCTGGGCAAAGGGCTGGCGCTACTCAAGCTCAACCGCATTGACGAGGGGCTCGAAACATTGAAGCAGGCGCTGGCCGTCAGCAAGGAGGCACAGGATCGTGAGTCGCTCCAGGCCGCCGAAAAGGCCATTCGGGACCATTACCTCTACCTGGCCTCCAGCACGCTGGCCCGCAACGGCGGCAATCCGAATCCCTCGGACGCCCGTGAAGCCATCGGCTACCTGGACGAACTCTTACAGATCGAAGACGTCTCGCCCGACGCCGACGTATACTACTACTACGCCGAGGCGCTGAAGACGCTGGGAGAGTATCAGAAGTCTGTGGAAATGGCCCAGAAGGCGCTGGAGCTGCACCGGGGTAGCCGCACGGACAAGGCCAAGATCTACTTCGTGATGGGCGAGGCCTACATGCTGATGGGCGACAAAGAGAAAGCCCGCGAGGCCTTCAGCAACGCGCTCTACGGTAGCTACAAGGCGCCGGCCGAGCACTACCTGTCGCAGCTTTCCTCGTCGCGATAA
- a CDS encoding aspartate carbamoyltransferase catalytic subunit: MSTSADTPLQGRLRHRHLLGLATYSAEEIQLILQTARQFREVLERPIRRVPTLRGVTVVNLFFEPSTRTRISFELAEKRLSADVVNFSAAGSSVVKGETLKDTARNLEAMKIDMVVIRHRSPGAAHFLTRCIDAVVINAGDGAHEHPTQALLDLLTISDHFPSFEGLNVSIIGDIAHSRVARSNIYGLKALGANVTLCGPRTLMPVGIEELGVRVTYRLEEALEGCDVAMALRLQLERQTAGLFPSLREYHERYGIKLEHLERYPDLLVMHPGPVNRGVELASEVVDHERAIILNQVTNGVAVRMAVLYLLAGMPEAVAA, from the coding sequence ATGAGTACGTCAGCCGATACGCCGCTTCAGGGCCGGCTCCGGCACCGACACCTGCTGGGGCTGGCCACCTATTCCGCCGAGGAGATTCAGCTCATTCTGCAGACGGCCCGCCAGTTTCGGGAAGTGCTCGAACGCCCCATCCGGCGTGTGCCCACGCTTCGGGGCGTGACGGTGGTCAACCTGTTTTTCGAACCGTCCACGCGCACGCGCATCTCGTTCGAGCTGGCCGAAAAGCGCCTGTCGGCCGACGTGGTCAACTTCTCGGCGGCGGGCTCGTCGGTGGTCAAGGGCGAAACGCTCAAAGACACGGCCCGCAACCTGGAAGCCATGAAGATCGACATGGTCGTCATCCGGCATCGCTCGCCGGGGGCGGCCCATTTTCTCACGCGCTGCATCGACGCCGTCGTCATCAATGCGGGCGACGGTGCGCATGAGCATCCGACGCAGGCGCTGCTGGATCTGCTGACCATCTCGGACCATTTCCCGTCGTTCGAAGGGCTGAACGTCTCGATCATCGGCGACATCGCGCATAGCCGGGTGGCCCGCTCCAACATCTACGGCCTGAAGGCGCTGGGAGCGAACGTGACGCTCTGCGGGCCGCGCACGCTCATGCCGGTGGGCATCGAGGAGCTGGGCGTGCGCGTCACTTACCGGCTGGAAGAAGCGCTGGAGGGCTGCGACGTGGCCATGGCGCTGCGGCTGCAGCTCGAACGCCAGACGGCCGGGCTGTTCCCCAGCCTGCGCGAGTACCACGAGCGCTACGGCATCAAGCTGGAGCACTTAGAGCGCTACCCGGACCTGCTCGTCATGCACCCGGGACCCGTCAACCGGGGCGTCGAGCTGGCCAGCGAGGTCGTCGATCACGAGCGGGCCATCATCCTGAATCAGGTCACCAACGGCGTGGCCGTGCGGATGGCCGTGCTCTACCTGCTGGCCGGTATGCCCGAGGCGGTCGCCGCATAA